A region of Clostridium acetobutylicum ATCC 824 DNA encodes the following proteins:
- a CDS encoding aminotransferase A: MSCTINPLVKKIELSPIREISDAALKYSDAINLTVGQPDFTTPEHIKLSAKKAIDNNHTSYTANSGICELRKAASNFINKKYNLNYNSDKEIIVTNGATEAIDISLRTILEKDDEVLLPAPIYVGYEPVINFCGAKPVYMDTSSNNFILNAEILEKYLTPKTKCLILCYPCNPTGSAMDKNALTEIVNLLKNKDIFVISDEIYSELTFKKRHFSIAGFEDMRNKTILLNGVSKSHSMTGWRIGFIFAPEYLTSEIFKLHQYGSTCSCSISQYAALEALTNGFNDSEYMKKEYIKRRDFIYKELVSMDFDVVKPEGAFYIFPSIKKFNMTSLNFSLKLLEKEHLAVVPGSAFSHYGEGYIRISYAASMKDLKEGMIRLRRFIQSVKL, encoded by the coding sequence ATGAGTTGTACAATTAATCCATTAGTAAAAAAAATTGAATTATCGCCTATTAGAGAAATTTCTGATGCAGCCTTAAAATATAGTGATGCAATTAATCTTACTGTTGGACAACCTGATTTCACAACCCCTGAACACATAAAATTATCAGCCAAAAAAGCTATTGATAATAATCATACTTCCTATACTGCAAATTCAGGTATTTGTGAACTAAGAAAAGCTGCCAGCAATTTTATAAACAAAAAATATAATCTTAATTATAATTCTGATAAAGAAATCATTGTTACAAATGGTGCTACAGAAGCAATTGACATATCTCTTAGAACTATACTTGAAAAAGATGATGAAGTTCTTCTTCCTGCTCCAATCTATGTTGGTTACGAGCCCGTAATAAATTTTTGTGGTGCAAAGCCAGTATATATGGATACCTCCTCTAATAATTTCATTCTAAATGCAGAAATACTAGAAAAATACTTAACTCCAAAAACCAAGTGTTTAATTTTATGTTATCCTTGCAACCCTACAGGAAGTGCAATGGACAAAAATGCTTTAACTGAAATAGTGAATTTGCTAAAAAATAAAGACATATTCGTAATATCTGATGAGATTTACAGCGAATTGACTTTTAAAAAAAGGCACTTTTCAATAGCTGGTTTTGAAGACATGAGAAATAAAACAATTCTATTAAATGGTGTATCAAAATCCCATTCAATGACAGGTTGGAGAATAGGCTTTATTTTTGCTCCAGAATATCTAACTTCTGAAATATTTAAACTCCATCAATACGGTTCTACTTGTTCTTGCTCTATAAGCCAATATGCTGCTTTAGAGGCTCTTACAAACGGCTTTAATGACTCAGAATATATGAAAAAAGAATACATTAAAAGAAGGGATTTCATATACAAAGAACTGGTTTCTATGGATTTTGATGTTGTTAAACCTGAAGGAGCTTTTTATATCTTCCCATCAATAAAAAAATTTAATATGACCTCATTAAACTTTTCTCTTAAACTTTTAGAAAAAGAACATTTGGCCGTAGTTCCAGGAAGTGCCTTTTCTCATTATGGTGAAGGTTATATAAGAATTTCCTACGCTGCTTCCATGAAGGATTTAAAGGAAGGAATGATTAGATTAAGGAGATTCATACAATCCGTTAAATTATAA
- a CDS encoding dimethylarginine dimethylaminohydrolase family protein has protein sequence MERNFSASPIMERNFVVNSTGVLKKVLLCRPDYIEIEPIDEISKSWYEKEYEINKEECIKEHEELVQAYQQNGIEVILIDGKPKLKNQVFSRDFGATIKEGYILGNFKETVRKEETKEYEDKLKELEIPCVAKCEKGVFEGGDFWFLDDKTIAIGTVDRTNLEGIEEIRRQIERFGYEVIAARAEKGNLHLDMCFNVVAERLAVACVEVLSQDFLRVLKEKKFQLIDVPKEGIAKHYCNIEALGNNKVMSFYNNKKVNEKLEAYGIEVIKISLNELLKSGGGIHCMTFPIIRE, from the coding sequence ATGGAAAGAAACTTTAGTGCTAGTCCTATAATGGAAAGAAATTTTGTTGTTAATTCTACAGGAGTTTTAAAAAAGGTATTACTTTGCAGACCAGATTATATTGAAATTGAACCAATAGATGAGATATCAAAATCATGGTATGAAAAAGAATATGAGATAAATAAAGAGGAATGTATTAAAGAACATGAGGAGTTAGTACAAGCGTATCAGCAAAATGGAATTGAGGTAATATTAATTGATGGAAAGCCTAAATTAAAAAATCAAGTATTTTCAAGAGATTTTGGAGCAACTATAAAAGAGGGATATATACTTGGAAATTTTAAAGAGACTGTAAGAAAAGAAGAAACAAAAGAATATGAGGATAAATTAAAAGAACTTGAAATTCCATGTGTAGCTAAGTGTGAAAAGGGAGTATTTGAAGGAGGAGATTTTTGGTTTCTAGATGACAAAACTATTGCCATTGGAACTGTGGACAGGACTAATTTAGAGGGGATAGAAGAGATTAGGCGTCAGATAGAACGGTTTGGATATGAGGTTATAGCTGCTAGAGCAGAAAAAGGTAATTTACATCTCGACATGTGTTTTAATGTTGTTGCAGAAAGGTTAGCAGTAGCATGCGTGGAAGTTTTATCTCAGGATTTCCTTAGAGTTTTAAAGGAAAAGAAATTTCAATTAATAGATGTTCCTAAAGAAGGGATAGCTAAACATTATTGTAATATTGAAGCTTTAGGAAATAATAAGGTTATGTCTTTTTACAATAATAAAAAAGTAAATGAAAAGCTTGAAGCTTATGGTATAGAAGTTATAAAAATAAGTTTAAATGAGTTATTAAAAAGTGGTGGAGGAATACACTGCATGACATTTCCTATAATAAGAGAATAG
- a CDS encoding amino acid ABC transporter permease has translation MDFNTLDKVIPVLLRGTLVTIKLTFMAIIFGCIIALLVAILKVSANKFLNAVGGFYTWIFRGTPLLLQLYVFYYGLPALNINISATQAAILGLSLNSGAYIAEIIRGGIIAIDKGQFEASKALGFPEGPTNEEGYICLKLLEVINPPMGNEFIALIKDTSLVSVITMEELLRKAQLLVSSSGDAVTPYVITGVFYLVLTTVFTFLFSRIEKKLSLY, from the coding sequence ATGGATTTTAATACATTGGATAAGGTAATACCAGTATTACTACGGGGAACACTTGTAACAATAAAGCTTACCTTCATGGCAATAATTTTTGGATGCATAATAGCTCTTTTAGTAGCAATCTTAAAGGTATCAGCTAATAAGTTTCTAAATGCAGTAGGAGGATTTTATACATGGATATTTAGGGGGACCCCACTCCTACTACAATTATATGTATTCTACTATGGGCTTCCAGCGTTAAATATAAATATAAGTGCAACTCAGGCTGCAATATTAGGCCTTAGTCTAAATTCGGGAGCTTATATAGCAGAGATAATAAGAGGAGGAATAATTGCTATAGATAAGGGACAGTTTGAGGCGTCAAAAGCGTTAGGATTCCCGGAAGGGCCCACCAATGAGGAAGGTTATATTTGCCTCAAGCTGTTAGAGGTCATTAACCCCCCAATGGGAAATGAGTTTATAGCACTTATAAAAGATACATCATTAGTTTCAGTAATAACGATGGAGGAACTTTTAAGAAAAGCTCAGCTTTTGGTTTCGTCTTCAGGTGATGCAGTTACACCATATGTTATAACAGGAGTATTTTATCTTGTACTTACAACAGTATTTACATTTTTATTTTCACGTATCGAGAAAAAATTATCTTTGTATTAG
- a CDS encoding amino acid ABC transporter ATP-binding protein, which yields MSMIETCGLTKVFGKLTVFKDLNIKVKRGEVLVIIGPSGSGKSTFLRCINHLEIPEKGSVVIEGEKIDSKNKKTYKGIIEKMGMVFQGFNLFPHMTVLENVMEAPITVKKEAKAVVKKRAEELIDKVGLIDKCNVYPSKLSGGQKQRVAIARALCMQPDIMLFDEPTSALDPELVGEVLNVMKDLAREGMTMVVVTHEMGFAREVSDRVIFMDGGKIVEEGKPEDIFNNPKEERTRAFLNKIL from the coding sequence ATGTCAATGATAGAGACCTGTGGATTAACAAAAGTATTTGGAAAGCTTACAGTATTTAAAGATTTGAACATAAAGGTAAAAAGAGGAGAGGTGCTTGTTATAATAGGACCTTCAGGTTCTGGCAAAAGTACTTTTTTAAGATGTATTAATCATTTAGAAATTCCAGAGAAGGGAAGTGTTGTAATAGAGGGAGAAAAAATAGATAGTAAAAATAAGAAGACTTATAAAGGAATAATAGAAAAGATGGGAATGGTGTTTCAAGGATTTAATCTTTTTCCTCATATGACTGTGCTAGAAAATGTTATGGAGGCACCAATAACAGTAAAAAAAGAAGCTAAAGCTGTGGTAAAAAAGAGAGCGGAAGAATTGATAGATAAAGTTGGACTTATTGATAAGTGTAATGTATATCCTTCAAAGCTTTCAGGAGGTCAAAAACAAAGAGTAGCAATAGCAAGAGCTCTTTGCATGCAGCCAGATATAATGCTCTTTGATGAACCAACTTCTGCACTTGATCCAGAGCTTGTTGGAGAAGTTTTGAACGTAATGAAAGATCTTGCAAGAGAGGGAATGACTATGGTTGTGGTTACACACGAGATGGGATTTGCAAGAGAGGTTTCCGATAGGGTTATATTCATGGATGGAGGAAAAATCGTAGAAGAAGGAAAGCCAGAGGATATATTTAATAATCCTAAAGAAGAGAGAACAAGGGCTTTTTTGAACAAAATTCTTTAA
- a CDS encoding GntR family transcriptional regulator, whose translation MSKLPEIGTKISLTDKAYEIIKDAIMTNIFKPGELLIEEKLAEQLAISRTPLRAALRKLAYDHLVEINSSRNVIVANIGQKDVEEITVVREVLEPLAVKELENNIGEDELKKLEEILCRQKKAVLEDNYEELIKMEYEFHVAIGELTHNKWLHGMLKDINTIVQRYLILSGSLNKYKEVAIKEHEVIISEIRQGNYDKAVESMKCHISNVSSRMLK comes from the coding sequence ATGAGTAAGTTACCAGAGATAGGGACAAAGATTTCGCTAACAGATAAAGCTTATGAAATAATCAAAGATGCTATTATGACTAATATTTTTAAACCAGGTGAACTTTTAATTGAAGAAAAATTAGCAGAACAGCTTGCAATAAGTAGAACTCCACTTAGAGCTGCTCTAAGAAAATTAGCGTATGACCATTTGGTTGAAATAAATTCATCTAGAAATGTAATTGTAGCAAACATAGGTCAAAAGGATGTTGAAGAAATAACTGTTGTTAGAGAGGTTTTAGAGCCTTTAGCAGTAAAAGAGTTAGAGAATAATATAGGGGAAGATGAACTTAAAAAGCTTGAAGAAATACTTTGTAGGCAGAAGAAAGCAGTTTTGGAAGATAACTATGAAGAACTTATTAAAATGGAATATGAATTTCATGTGGCTATAGGAGAGCTAACGCATAATAAGTGGCTACATGGAATGCTTAAGGATATAAATACTATTGTACAAAGATATCTTATATTATCAGGAAGCTTAAATAAGTATAAAGAAGTTGCAATTAAGGAGCACGAAGTAATAATTTCTGAAATAAGACAAGGAAATTATGATAAAGCGGTGGAAAGTATGAAGTGTCATATATCAAATGTATCAAGTAGAATGCTTAAATAA